The Toxorhynchites rutilus septentrionalis strain SRP chromosome 3, ASM2978413v1, whole genome shotgun sequence genome includes a region encoding these proteins:
- the LOC129777994 gene encoding uncharacterized protein LOC129777994, with protein MSKPSKSKSTNKDQYSRLVDLLEEQPDIAKGFAKCNASPYWNSVAAELNSLGPPTKDSTAWKKVWFDWKSNTKRKLAHNRREQFATGGGPSKFIELTALEERVVVLAGLAPAVEGIADTCSFGLEPSANQSIHDSGESASIEDNRIPEDRANENNETHTSKKRRTSMHTLLETQVQNQATFHDSVTNILKCFEKKTADLVHYNRQISKQLENINETINNVLMENQRHNLELERINLEKLKIKKRILEMELSRLQ; from the exons AT GTCGAAACCATCGAAATCCAAAAGCACAAACAAGGATCAATACAGCCGACTGGTTGATCTCTTGGAAGAGCAGCCGGATATCGCGAAGGGTTTCGCGAAATGCAATGCTTCTCCCTACTGGAATTCTGTGGCAGCCGAGTTGAACAGTCTTGGGCCACCAACTAAAGATTCAACTGCGTGGAAAAAG GTCTGGTTCGATTGGAAATCGAACACGAAACGCAAGCTAGCCCACAACCGTCGCGAGCAATTTGCTACAGGTGGGGGTCCTAGTAAGTTTATTGAACTTACTGCGCTGGAGGAACGAGTTGTTGTTCTTGCAGGACTTGCTCCAGCAGTTGAGGGCATAGCCGACACTTGCAGTTTCGGGCTAGAACCTAGCGCAAATCAATCAATTCATGACAGTGGGGAATCTGCGTCGATTGAAGATAATCGAATTCCGGAGGATAGAGCCAATGAGAATAATGAGACGCATACATCGAAGAAGAGGAGGACATCAATGCACACATTGCTGGAGACACAAGTGCAAAACCAAGCAACGTTTCATGACTCGGTCACCAATATTCTaaaatgctttgaaaaaaaaactgctgaTTTGGTTCATTATAACAGACAGATTTCGAAACAGTTAGAGAACATAAACGAAACTATCAACAATGTGCTGATGGAAAATCAGAGGCACAATCTGGAATTAGAGAGAATTAATctggaaaaactgaaaattaaaaaaaggattCTTGAGATGGAATTAAGCCGTCTACAATAG